From a single Sphaeramia orbicularis chromosome 4, fSphaOr1.1, whole genome shotgun sequence genomic region:
- the tmem47 gene encoding transmembrane protein 47: protein MASSVSGAEEVRVSALTPLKLVGLVCVFLALCLDVGAVLSPSWVTADDQYYLSLWTSCWKPVSSVEWSCNRTLTTDWQIATLALLLGGATLTLLSFLVALVSLCIGSRSRCYKPVAVMLFSAVVLQVCSLVLFPIKFIETVSLRVYHEFNWGYGLAWGSTIFSFGGAILYCLNPKNYEDYY, encoded by the exons ATGGCTTCGTCCGTGAGCGGCGCAGAGGAGGTGCGGGTGTCGGCGCTCACGCCCCTCAAGTTGGTGGGACTGGTGTGCGTGTTTCTTGCCCTGTGCCTGGATGTCGGGGCCGTGCTGAGCCCGTCGTGGGTTACTGCGGATGACCAGTACTACCTGTCCCTGTGGACGTCCTGCTGGAAGCCCGTCAGCTCCGTGGAATGGTCCTGCAACCGCactctgaccaccg ACTGGCAGATCGCCACACTGGCCCTACTGTTAGGGGGGGCCACACTCACCCTGCTCTCCTTCCTCGTGGCTCTGGTTTCCCTGTGCATCGGATCTAGGAGTCGCTGCTACAAACCTGTGGCTGTTATGCTGTTCTCTGCAG TGGTGCTTCAGGTGTGCAGCTTGGTCCTGTTCCCCATCAAGTTCATCGAGACTGTCAGCCTGAGGGTGTACCACGAGTTCAACTGGGGCTACGGCCTGGCCTGGGGGTCCACCATCTTCTCTTTCGGAGGTGCCATCCTCTACTGCCTCAATCCTAAGAATTATGAAGACTACTACTAA